One stretch of Passer domesticus isolate bPasDom1 chromosome 2, bPasDom1.hap1, whole genome shotgun sequence DNA includes these proteins:
- the LOC135294251 gene encoding gap junction beta-6 protein, translating to MDWGALHTILGGVNKHSTSIGKIWLTVLFIFRIMILVVAAERVWGDEQDDFVCNTLQPGCRNVCYDHFFPISHIRLWALQLIFVSTPALLVAMHVAYRRHEKKRQFRKGDQKCEFKDIEEIRKQRFRIEGSLWWTYTGSIFFRLIFEAVFMYAFYFMYDGFRMPRLMKCNAWPCPNTVDCFVSRPTEKTVFTIFMIAVSSICILLNVAELCYLLTKFFLRRSKRAGNSKEQPNHENKEETKQNEMNELISDSCQNTVIGFTSS from the coding sequence ATGGATTGGGGAGCTCTGCATACCATTTTGGGAGGTGTAAATAAGCACTCCACCAGTATCGGGAAGATATGGCTCACAGTCCTCTTCATCTTCCGTATCATGATCCTGGTTGTGGCTGCAGAGAGAGTCTGGGGAGATGAACAAGATGACTTTGTCTGCAACACACTTCAGCCTGGCTGCAGGAATGTTTGCTATGATCACTTTTTCCCCATCTCTCACATCAGACTCTGGGCCCTGCAGCTGATCTTTGTCTCCACACCTGCACTGCTGGTGGCCATGCATGTGGCTTACAGGAGGCATGAGAAGAAAAGGCAGTTCAGAAAAGGAGATCAGAAATGTGAATTCAAGGACATTGAAGAAATTAGGAAACAGAGGTTTCGTATTGAAGGCTCCTTGTGGTGGACATACACCGGCAGCATCTTTTTCAGACTGATCTTTGAGGCTGTCTTCATGTACGCGTTTTATTTCATGTATGATGGGTTCCGAATGCCTCGCTTAATGAAGTGTAatgcctggccctgccccaaCACTGTAGACTGCTTTGTTTCCCGACCTACTGAAAAGACGGTGTTCACTATTTTCATGATTGCTGTGTCCAGTATTTGCATTCTTTTAAACGTGGCTGAATTATGTTACTTACTGACAAAGTTTTTCCTCAGAAGGtctaaaagagctggaaattCAAAAGAGCAGCCCAACCATGAGAATAAggaagaaaccaaacaaaatgaaatgaatGAGTTAATATCTGATAGCTGCCAAAACACAGTTATAGGGTTCACAAGTAGCTAA